The DNA sequence GGATGCCACCCTCCGCGGGTACAGCCACCTCCCACTCGTCGGTGGGGGTTTCGTCCACGAACGGCCCGGGAGCCGACGACTCGGCCTGCGCCTCGGACGTTCCGTCCGCCTCCTCGGCACGCTTTTCGTGCGCGCCGGCCACCTGCGGCTCAGCGGTACGGGCCACGTCCTCGGCCGGGACGACCTCCGGTGCTACGTCATCGGCGCGACGCCGGCTACCCGCATGGCGGCCGGACGGTGTCTGCGCATTGGTGGCGTCGCCGGGGTGGTCCGATGTCACCGCATCCTGCTCACCGGCGTCGGACGACTCAACGGTGTCGGTCACGTCTGCCGGCGTTTCGGCAGGCTCCACGGGCACCGGATCCTCGTCGGACACCACCGGGATCACCTGGGTGCTCTCGTTCGGGTTGTCGTCGCGCCGGCGATCAGCCGGGGGTGCCGTGGAAGCGAAATCGCGTTCGGCCACGGTTCCGTCGTCCGGGACCAGTGGCGCCGGCGGGAAATGCTGACCGGCGAAGCCGGCCGGGGCGTACGGATTGCCCGGCCCCTCATGGCGGTTCGCGCGGTTCTCCAGTTCCGGCAGACGTTCACGGACCAGGGCGACCCGCTCGTCCGGGAGTTCTCCGAGCAGCTGTTCCAGGCTCGACCGCAAGGACTGCAGCTCCGCTTTGAGCGCGGACAGCTCCTCACCCGACTGTTCGCCGATCTCCTTGCGAACCTGCGTCTCGACGCCCAGTTCGTACTGACGGCGAGCGGAGATCTCACGCTCGAGCTGCAATTCGTAGACCAGTCGGAGGTCGCGGGCCTTGGCGTCCGCGGAATCGGCCTGCCGGCGATACTTCGTCACCAGGATGGCGCCGATGACAGCGGCCCACAACGCGGTGATGACGGCCAGCGAGGCGGCGATGCTCATCTCCGAGGTGAAGATCATGAAGATGCTGGAGCCCAGCGCAAACAACAGCAGCACACCGAGCAACCACTGACCAGGACCACGGCGGGCTCTTCTGGCATCAGCCGATCGGCCGGCAGGGGTGGTCATGGTGGCAAACTTACCTGCCCGACTGTGTCGCGTTTGCCATCTGGTGCGGCAAGTCCAGTTATCGATGGTGTTTGTCGAGAGATCCGCACATCTCGCGTGAGATGCCGCGGCTCTCAGGTGGCCAGGTCGTCCGAGGGATCGTCCGGCGTGCGGCAGCAGTATTCGAGCCACAGTGCCGCACCGACAAGCAGCACGCCACCGATCAGGCCGACGATCGTGCCCGGGCGATCATGATCGGCCGCCGCGAGATCGTCTTGCCGGGTGAGCAGATACGCCAGCGTTCCGGTCCACACGCCGATGGCGAGAGCACCGAGGATGGCCGACGCCTTGGCCAGCGCGAGCACGCGCGCCGCCGTGATCGGATGCAATTGGCCGCTGTGCGAGCCGATTTCCCGGTCGTTCACCCGGGCACGCACCACAAACGCGATCACAACTTCAAGTGCGGCAAGCACATACAGCACGATGCCGGCCAACAGGGGCAGCGGCGGCAGCGATCCGTAGCTGACCCGGACCACCAGGAACACCACAACCGCCACCACAACCGCGAGCATGGCGAGATCCCGGATACGGGTCGGGCCCATTGCGTTGTCGCTGCCGGGATCGGACTTGCGGCTCGTCACGTTTGTTTCCCTGCGTCGGTACCGGCGGTGGTCAGCGTGTGTTCGGTGAGTCGAACCCCGTCGCGGTCGGCCGGCGTCAATGCAGCCAGCAGATCCGCCACCGGAACGTCGGAACCGCGATGACGGAGCACCGCTCCGGGATCGGCGTCCAGCCAGGGAATCAGGACAAATGCCCGCTCAGCGGCACGCGGGTGGGGCAAGGTCAGCACCGGATCCGTCGACTCGACAACTGCCCCGTCGTCCCACACCGAGATCACGTCGACGTCGAGAGTTCGTGGCCCCCACCTCTGGTCGCGAACCCGCCTCGCCTCGTTCTCCAGATGCTGACCCACGTCCAGCCAATCGCGTGGGGTCCGGGCGTCGTCTTCGACCAGTAGGGTCGCGTTCAGGAAATCCTGCTGCTCCACCCCACCCCACGGTTCGGTGGCGTAGACCCGCGAGGCCGCCACCACCCGGTCACCGAGACCGTCGCAGACCGACTGCAGATGGGCCAGCCGGTCCCCGATGTTGGATCCTATCGAGAGCACCGCACCGCTCACTGCATCCCCTTGCGGGATCGGCGTGCGACGACGGCCACGTCGTCGAACGTGAGATCGATTGGCGCAGAGGGCTTGTGCACTGTCACCTCACATGCCAGGACGGCGTCGAGATCGAGCAAGATCTTGTCGGCTATCTCGGCCGACACCGTCTCGATGAGGTTGCGCGGTGTACCGGCGATGATGTCGTGGGCGGTGTGCGCCAGCCCCCGTAGTCGATGGTGTCGGCGAGGTCGTCCGTCGCCGCGGCCACCCGCAGGTCGGCCCACAGGATGATGTCGACGATGAAGTCCTGGCCGTCCTGCCGCTCGTGGTCGAACACCCCGTGATTGCCCCGAACCTTCAGTCCGCGCAACTCGATTCGATCAGCCATCGTGCCCTTTCGCTACAGCGCCTCCAGCGGAGAACGTGGTCGGACCGGTGTCGGCGCCGCGCGGCCCGCCCGCCTGCCAGGCGTCGGCGACCAGCACCGCATCGCGGCTGGCGCGCACATCGTGTACCCGAACACCCCACGCACCTCCCGCGGCGGCGAGTGCGGTCAGTGCGGCGGTGGCGATCTCGCGGCCATCCGGCGGTCGTGGGTTTCCGTCCCGATCGGCGAGCAGGGTACCGAGGAAACGCTTGCGTGACGCCCCGATCAGTACGGGAAACCCGAGCCCCACCAAGGTCGGCAGTGCGTGCAGCAGGGCCCAATTGTGCTCGGCTGTCTTCGCGAATCCGAGACCAGGATCGAGGATCAACGCACTGGGATCAACACCGGCAGACGTGGCTGCATCGACCTGCGCCAGCAGTTCACCGCTGACCTCGGCCACCACGTCGCGGTACACCCCGGGTTCGCCGGTCCGATGAACAAACGACGGGTCGGAAGGGCGCCAGTGCATCAGGATCCACGGAACACCTGCCTCGGCGACAACTCCCGCCATGTCCGGATCGGCGCGTCCCCCGGACACATCGTTGACCACCGTTGCGCCCGCAGCGATCGCCTTGTCGGCGACTGCGGCGCGCATCGTGTCCACGGAAGTCCGAACACCTTGCGCCGCCAAGCCTTTGATGACGGGTGTGACCCTGGCGATCTCGAGACCGGTGTCGACGCGGTGCGCACCGGGTCTGGTGGACTCCCCGCCCACGTCGATGATGTCGGCCCCCTGCGCAGCCAGCGACAACCCATGGGCGATGGCGGCATCGGTATCGAGGTACCGGCCACCGTCGGAGAAGGAATCGGCCGTCACGTTGACGACGCCCATGATGATGGTGCTCACGCCGTCCACCCCATCACGACGTCCACCACGTCAGGTCGCCGGGGCTTTCGGTGATGCCGGCCCCTCACGATGCTCCTGGTGTGGTCGCGCAGGTCAGCGAGAGATGAGGTCGAGGGCTTCGCCCCGCGAGACCGCGCTGGTCTTGAACTGACCGCGAACCGCAGAGGTGGTGGTGGTGGCGCCCGGCTTGCGGATTCCACGCATCGCCATGCACAGATGCTCGGCTTCGATCACCACGATGACGCCTCGCGGGTCGAGTTTGCGAACTATCGCATCCGCGATCTGGGTGGTCAACCGTTCCTGGACCTGCGGTCGTTTCGCGTAGAGGTCGACCAGACGCGCCAACTTGGACAAGCCGGTCACCTGACCGGTGGGACCGGGGATGTAACCGACGTGCGCGACACCGTGGAACGACACCAGGTGGTGTTCGCAGGTCGAATACATCGGGATGTCTTTGACCAGCACGAGCTCGTCGTGTCCGACGTCGAAGGTGGTGGCCAGCACGTCGTCGGGGTCAACGTGCAGGCCCCCGAACATCTCGACGTAAGCGCGTGCCACCCGGGCCGGCGTCTCCTTCAGACCGTCGCGGTCCGGGTCCTCGCCGACGGCGATGAGCAGTTCACGTACGGCACGTTCGGCACGCTCGGCGTCAAAGGGGGCAATCGCACCGTTCTTGGCGGGTGTCCCACTGGTCTCTTGTGTCATTGTCCATTCTGTCCATTCGGGGAATGGCCATTCTGGCCGTGACCGTCGTTCCCGCCGTCACCCTGGTTGTTCCCGTTGTGCCCGCCATGGCCGTTATGACTATTCGGTGGCCGGCCATACGAACCGGGCTGGCCGTAGGGGTTACCCGGCTGGCCGTACGAATTGCCTGGTTGCCCGTATGGGTTGCCTGCCGGATAGGAGCCGTTGTGGCCCGGTGCACCGCTCTGGCCCGTGCCACCGTTCTGGCCCTGTCCGCCGTTCGGCCCACCGTTGGGGGGCCAGCCCGGAGCCGACCAACCTGCGGGGGCACCGTAGTCGGGACGGGTGCCTCCTGGAACAGCACCTGCCTGCCCACCTTGCTGCGGGTACGGGTTGCCTGGGGACTGCGGCGGATACTGCTGCTGCGGGAGCTCACCCGGACCGGGCTGCATGTGCGACGGTCCGACCTTCGCCAGTTCCGGCGACTTCGGGGGTTCGGGCGGCCAAGGCTCGCCGCGCTCCTTGGCGAGTTCACCCGGCGTCTTCACCGGCGGCTTGTCGCTCGGGGTGCGTTCGCCGAAGTCGTTGAAGGTGGTGATGCGCGGGCGCTTGACCACCTTGTCAAAGATCTTCTCGAGGTCTTTGCGGGTCAGGGTCTCGCGTTCGAGGAGTTGCGTGGCGAGCTCGTCGAGGGTGTCGCGGTACTCGGTGAGGATGGCCCACGCCTCGGTGTGAGCGGCCTCGATGAGGCGTCGCACCTCGTCGTCGATCTCACTGGCGACCTCGGGTGAGTAGTCGGCGTGCGAACCCATCGAGCGGCCGAGGAACGGGTCACCCTGCTCCTGCCCGTAACGCACGGCTCCGAGCCTGGCGCTCATGCCGTACTCCGTGACCATGGCGCGAGCGATCTTGGTGGCCTGGTCGATGTCGGAGGACGCGCCGGTGGTCGGCTCGTGGAACACCAGCTCTTCGGCAGCACGACCACCCATTGCCATCACCAGACGGGCGATCATCTCCGAACGGGTCATCAGGTCTTTGTCCTGCTCGGGCACGGCAAGGGCGTGGCCGCCCGTGCGTCCGCGGGCCAGGATGGTGACCTTGTAGATCGGGTCGAGATCGGGCATCGCCCACGCGGCCAGTGTGTGCCCGCCCTCGTGGTAGGCCACGATCTTCTTCTCGTGCTCACTGATGATGCGGCTCTTGCGGCGCGGACCACCCACCACACGGTCGACGGACTCTTCGAGCAGTTCGGCAGTGATGGTGATGCGGTTCTCGCGGGCGGCCAGCAGTGCGGCCTCGTTGATGACGTTCGCCAGATCGGCACCCGACATACCCGGGGTGCGCTTGGCCAGACCGTCGAGGTCCGCGTCGGCGTCGATCGGCTTGCCCTGTGCGTGGACGTTGAGGATCGCCTTGCGGCCCGCCATGTCGGGGTTACCGACGGGGATCTGCCGGTCGAAGCGTCCTGGACGCAGAAGTGCCGGGTCGAGGATGTCGGGGCGGTTGGTGGCCGCGATCAGGATGACGCCGGAACGCTCACCGAATCCGTCCATCTCGACGAGCAACTGGTTGAGGGTCTGCTCGCGCTCGTCGTGTCCACCGCCCAGGCCGGCACCGCGCTGGCGTCCGACGGCGTCGATCTCATCGACGAAGATGATGCAGGGGCTGTTGTTCTTGGCCTGCTCGAACATGTCGCGCACACGTGAGGCACCGACACCAACAAACATTTCGACGAAGTCCGAGCCGGAGATGGTGAAGAACGGCACACCGGCCTCACCTGCGACCGCGCGGGCGAGAAGCGTCTTACCGGTTCCGGGAGGACCGAAGAGCAACACGCCCTTGGGGATCTTGGCTCCCAGAGCCTGGTAGCGGGCCGGGTTCTGCAGGAAGTCCTTGATTTCGAAGAGCTCTTCGACCGCCTCGTCCGCACCTGCCACATCGGCGAACGTGGTGGTCGGCATGTCTTTGTTCAGCTGTTTGGCCTTGGACTTGCCGAAGCCCATCACGCCGCCCTTGCCGCCACCCTGCATCCGGTTCATCACAAAGAAGAACAGGCCGAACAGAAGGACGAGCGGAAGGATGAAGATCAGCATCTGCATCAGGAACGACTCTTGGTTGACGTTCGTCTGATACTTCGCACCCGAGGCGTCGACGCGGTCGAAGACCTCTTCGGTGGTGCGGGCGGGGTACTTGGCGGAGATCTTCTTGTCGCCGCCGGCCTGCGCCGGGTCCTTGAGCGTCATCCGTAGCGTCTGCTCGCGGTCGTCCATCTGCACCTCGGACACGTTCTTCGTGTTGAGCTGCGTCATCGCCACAGAGGTATCGACACTCTTGTAGTCACGATTGTTGTCGCGGAGCACGGTCCAGCCCCAGATGGCCAGCACGATGATGGCCACGATCGCCAGGTTGCGAAAGACAGTCTTGCGGTTCATTGAGGTGTGTCAGCCGACCCCGACGGCCACTATCGGCCCTCTGTGATTTCGGCGCGTCCTTCCAGTCGGGATGTCTGAATCATCAGGCTACCCGTCAACGATTCATCGTGGTCGCGCGTTCCCCGTCGGCGAAAACGGACGCGGGTCTGCCGAGGGTGGGGGCGGAGGCGCGGGCGCGGGCCGGTTATGGCGCTCGCAAAACCTGGCGACGCTCGGTCTGCGGGCATCGCACACGCGAGTTTTGCGCGCTGGGCTTCGGCGCCGCTCACAAAACTTGGGGAAGCGCGGTCTACAGACCGCGCAAACGCGAGTTTTGCGCGCTGAACGGGGGCCACGCTCGCGACACTTGGAAAAGCTCGGACTACAGACAGCGCAACGACGAGTTTCCCGCACTAGACGTCAGCGACGCTCACAAAACTTGGGGAAGCTCGGCCTGCGAAGCTCGCGAAGGCGGCTTTTGCGCGCTGGACGTCGGCTGCGCGCAAAACCCGGCCACGCTCGGGACTACAGACCGAAAGTGGGCGGAGGTGCGGGCGCGGGCCGGTTATGCGCTCGCAAAACTTGGGGAAGCGCGGTCTGCCGGGCTCGCAAAGGCGAGTTTCGCGCGCTCGCTGGTCGCGACGCTCGCAAAACCTGGCGACGCTCGGTCTGCGGGCATCGCAAACGCGGGTTTCGCGCGCTCGCTGGTCGCGACGCTCGTGAAACTTGGGGAAGCGCGGTCTGCGGAGCTCGCGAAGGCCGGTTTTGCGCGCTGGGCTTCGGCGCCGCTCACGAAACTTGGGGAAGCTCGGACTACGGACAGCGCAACGACGAGTTTCGTGCGCTGGACGTCGGTGACGCTCGCAAAGTGTCTAGCCGGTCAATATCCGGGAGCTACTCGTTGCCAGGGGCGGGCGGCCTCGATCTGGGCGGCTAGCTTGAGCAGCGTTGCCTCGGATCCCGGGCGGCCGGCGAAATGGACGGCCACCGGGGTCTTGGACACCGGGTGCACCCCGAACGGCACCGACATCGCGGGCCATCCGAGGAGATTGAACAGTCCCTGGAACGGCGCGTAGTTGATGTTCGCCCACATGTTGGCCGCCCAGCTCTTGCTGCTCCACGCCTTCGCCTCGAGGGGTGGGGCTGCGAGGGCGGGGGTCATCAAGACATCGGCCTGGTTGCGGTCGAGGTAAGCGAGCACCTTCTGCTCGATGGTGCTGGCCTGGACGTCGTGTACCAGATCAAAGCGTTGCACCGCCCTGCCGAGCGACGTGTGAATCTTGCTGCGCGACTGCAACTTCGACAGATCGCCGCCCGCCTTGGCGAAGTCGTCCGCGTCGGCGGCAGCCCCTGCCAGCCATCGCAGCAGCAGAGGAGCCGGATTGTTCGGGTACGGGAGCTTGGACTGCGGCACCTTGTGGCCGTGATCGGCGAGCAATCCGCTGCAACTGGACACCGCCTGCGCAAAATGTTTGTCCGTCCGACCCACGGCCAGCGGAAAGTTCTGCGCCACAACGATTCTGAGCTTCCCAGGGTCGGTGCCCGTCCCGGCGGCGGCAAGGGCCATGTCGTCGGCCATCACGCCCAGCATCAGTGCGCCGTCGGCAACCGTGGTGGCAAGCGGCCCGTTCTCGCTCATCTTGAACCAGCCGTTGCCGCCGAACTCGCTGGGAACCACTCCGAGGCCGGGCTTGAAACCGAACAATCCGCAATCGGCGGCAGGGATGCGGATCGAGCCGAGGCCGTCGTTCCCGTGCGCCAACTCGACCTGCCCACTGGCCACCGCCGCAGCCGCTCCACCGGACGAGCCGCCTGGGGTTCGCGCCGGGTTCCACGGGTTGCGTGTCACGGTCTGCTCGTTGTCGGTGGTCCCCCACAGGCACAGCTCGGGTACGGCGGTGAGGCCGATGACCACTGCGCCCGCGGCTCGAAGCCTGCGGACCACGGTGTGGTCACTGAGCGCAGGTGCTCGACTTGTTGCGGCCGACCCCACGGTCATCGGCTCGCCTGCGACGGACACGTTGTCCTTGATGGCTACCGGCACGCCGGCCAAGGGCAGCTTGGCCAGATCCGGATGGGCCGTGAGCAGTTCCGCCTCGGCGACGGCCTTGCCGGCACGGACCTTGACGAATGCGCCGATGGAACCGTCGCGATCAGCTATCCGTGACAGCGCATCCCGGGTCACCTCCACCGGATCGAGGCGACCGGTCCGGACACCTTCTGCAGTCTGTACCGCACTCACCGAAACGGACCTCTAATCGGAGTAGACGTTCGGGTTCAGCCGACCCACGTACGGCAGATCCCGGTACCTCTCGGCGTAATCGAGCCCGTACCCGACCACGAACTCGTTCGGGATGTCGAAGCCGACATCCTCGACGTGCACGTCCACCCGCACGGCGTCGGGTTTACGCAGCAGTGTGCAGACCTCCAACGACCTGGGGTGGCGGGTACGCAAGTTCTTCACCAGCCACGAGAGCGTCAGCCCGGAGTCGATGATGTCTTCGACAATGACGACGTCGCGGTCGTGGATGTCGCGGTCGAGGTCCTTGAGGATGCGCACCACACCCGACGACGACGTCGAGGACCCATAGGAACTCACCGCCATGAACTCGAGCTGCGACGGGATCGGCAGCGCCCGCGCGAAGTCGGTCATGAACATCACCGCGCCTTTGAGCACGCCAATGAGGACCAGATCATCAGGAGTGTCCCGGTACCGGTTCGCCACCGTCTCGGCGAGCTCGGCGATGCGCCGTTGGATCTGCTCCTCGGTGACCACAACTGCTTCGATGTCGTCGCCATATGGATCGCGCTGTTCGCTCACGGACATCATCATGCCTCAACGGCCGCAGGCCGGGGCGCGCAGCCGTCGGCTCAATCGCGGGTAGCCCCAATGGATGACAACAATGCGCCGTTTTCGCGCGCTATTCGTCGGGGGTTCAGATGACTTTTTGCGAATTGTCCCAATTTGGGTCAAACTCCAGTTTGACAGCCGTTAGCATTGCGATGCTTGATCTACATCAGGCCGTTACAGAGCGTCACATTCCCCTCTGCCCGGGGGCCAGGAAAACGTCGTCTCTGCTTGTTTCGACGTGGGGATCGAGGCGGGCAGGCGAACAAACAGAAACGAACGAGGGGTTCATTCTCAATGAGGTTCCGACAGACAGTGGTTTCGGCCATGGTCGTATTGGCCACGGCCGCCAGCGTGGTCACCGCAACTCAGGCCAATGCCGCACCGCCGGCGAAGAACATCGGTTATTCGGCACAGATCGTCGGTGATCACGTTGTGCTCAAGACCGATATCGGTTCACTGCGCACATCGGACGGTCAATTCCAGATCGTCGACAACACCGGCAAGGTCGCTGCGAGCATTCCGCTGGCGTACAACCTCAATGACAAGCAGTTCCCCATCAACGCCGACATCAACGGCCGCACCGCAACTCTGACACCGGTCCGCAATGCTGCCGCCGCTGAACCCGTCAAGGTCAGCGATGCCGTGCGCAAGCAGGTCGCAGCCCCGGCCACCCGAGAGCAACGCGACATCCAGGCGATGCAGACCCTCAGCCAGAGCATCAACACCGCGTCAGCGGTCGGCGGCCTCATCGGGACCATCGTCGGCGGCGTCATCGGATGTGTGGTTGGCCTGCCCGCTTTTGTTGCCGGGTGCCTGCCCGGCCTCGTGACGGGAGCCGGCATCGGAGGCGTCGTCGGAACCATCGTCGTGGGTGGTCCGGTCCTCATCGGTGCCGCCATCCAGTTCTTCAACACCATCAACTCCCCGTTCGTCCCGCCGGCCAAGTAAGGCTGCCGGAACACAGCTCAACGCACGCGGCGTTCGACCACGAGTCGGGCGCCGCGTCGCGCTATCTCCAGCCTGTGCTCGGGGTTCCCTCCGACCGCGACCGGCCCTTGCCCACGCCACCGCACCAACAGGCCGTCCACTGCGTTCACCACTGAGCCGGTCGGTTCCGTCGCCCCCTGCGCGACGAGCCAGCGCCGCAGCAGTCGCCGCCGGATCGCTGCCGGTATGGGTGTCATCTCCGCGCACACCACCTCGTCTCCGGCGATGACCTCGGCAGCGGCGTCGGCCATGTCCTCGAGTACGTCGATGTCGTCCTGCAACTGCGATGCCGTGCGACCCAACGATTCGACGACCCCGCCCTGCAACACCTGCTCCAGCAGAGGCAGCACCTCGGTGCGCAACCGAACCCGCGTGAACCGAGGGTCGGTGTTGTGCGGGTCGTGATGCGGCGACAACCCCAGGTCGGTGCACGCGGCCACCGTGCTCGCACGCCGCAGACCGAGCAACGGGCGACCGAACGGCGGAATCCATGCACGCATCCCGGCGATGGACCGCGGCCCAGACCCTCTGGCGAGGCCGAGGAGAACGGTCTCCGCCTGATCGTCGAGGGTGTGCGCGAGTAAGACGGGCCTGCCCGCGCGCGCCTCGTCGAGCGCGGCGTAGCGCGCACGGCGTGCTGCCGCCTCTAGACCACCACGACCCACCACGTCCACGGGGAGCACCGTGGCCTGCGCACCCATCGCCCGGGCCGACTGCGCCGCCTCGTCGGCGACCGCGGCCGAGCCTTCCTGGAGTCGGTGGTCGACCACCAGGGCGTGCACCTGCAGGCCGGCGCGGACGGCAGCGGCGGTGAGTGCCAGTGAATCTGCCCCGCCCGACAACCCCACGCACACAGCGGTCCCGTCGAGATGATCGTGGGCGAACGACGCCACGACGCCGGTGACCTCGGCGATGGCGCCCGAGTTCACCCCGGGGTTCACAACACCCGGTCGATCCACAATCGTGGCTTTTCGATCTCGGCGGGCAGCGGCATGGTCTCCGGCCCCGTCCAGATCGCATTGAAGCGGGTCATGCCCACGGTCCCGACGACTTCATCGACAAACGCTTTGCCGCGAATGTACTGAGCGAGTTTGGCGTCCATTCCGAGGAGCACACGCAGCAACCGTTGCACGGGATTCTGTGGCCGGCCCCGACGTTTGTCGAATGCCGCGCGAATCGTGTCGACGGTCGGGACGTGCTGCGGTCCGACGGCATCCATGACGTGATCGGCGTGGCCCTCGAGAAGTGTTCCCAGCATCATCATCCGGGTGAATGCCTCGTATTGCTCAGGGCTCTGCAACAACTGCATCGCACCGACGATGCCTTTTTCCCGAGGCTGGTCGCTGCGCATCGCCGCACTGATCCGCGTCACCAATTCACCCGCGGATTCCGCGGTCTCGGCTGTCAGGGCTTCGACATTGGACGACATGTAGTCGCGCAACCACGGGTTCGCGGAGAACTGCACCCGGTGCGTCACCTCGTGCAGACACACCCACAACCGAAAGTCCGAAGGGACAACCCGCAACGACCGTTCGACGGCGATGATGTTGGGCGTCACCAGCATCAAGACCCCGTCCGAGCCGGTATCCGGGTTGGCGGTGAACGGATCGTATTGCCCGAGGATCGCGCCGGAGAGCAGCGCCAACAGTCCGCCGGCCTGGACCCCGGCGACGCGTCCGGATATCCCCGGTTTTCCGTCGGGCTCAGGCCCCTCGAGCATCGCCGACATCGACAGCGCAGCGGCCTCGATCCAGCCACTGCGGTCGAGGATCTGGGCCGCGGGTACGGCCAGACCGTCGGCCAATCCGGTGACCTCACGAACGGGACCTTCGGCAGCGGCCGACGACCGCGCGAGTTCCTGTTGCGCCGCGGTGATCGTGTAGTCGGTGGTGACAGGCCCCGGACGGGCGACCTTCTTGCCCACCGTCGCGGCGAGTTGCCAGTCGATACTCATCGGCATCCACATTCCCGCAGTGCCACTGCGATTGC is a window from the Williamsia sp. DF01-3 genome containing:
- a CDS encoding zinc-dependent metalloprotease; this translates as MSIDWQLAATVGKKVARPGPVTTDYTITAAQQELARSSAAAEGPVREVTGLADGLAVPAAQILDRSGWIEAAALSMSAMLEGPEPDGKPGISGRVAGVQAGGLLALLSGAILGQYDPFTANPDTGSDGVLMLVTPNIIAVERSLRVVPSDFRLWVCLHEVTHRVQFSANPWLRDYMSSNVEALTAETAESAGELVTRISAAMRSDQPREKGIVGAMQLLQSPEQYEAFTRMMMLGTLLEGHADHVMDAVGPQHVPTVDTIRAAFDKRRGRPQNPVQRLLRVLLGMDAKLAQYIRGKAFVDEVVGTVGMTRFNAIWTGPETMPLPAEIEKPRLWIDRVL